Proteins encoded in a region of the Sphingopyxis sp. OAS728 genome:
- a CDS encoding GMC family oxidoreductase, with the protein MITEASPGQDSDFARRARENQTRLNADIKHSYDFIVCGAGSSGSVVARRLAENGSAEVLLIEAGGGDEADSVIVPALWPTNLGSERDWGFQAEPNPHLGGRELSMAMGKGLGGGSSINVMVWARGHKSDWDHFAAEAGDAAWGYESVLDIYRRIENWQGAPDARFRGTDGPVWVQPAHDPSPLAHALLGAAREQGIPTFASPNGAMMEGTGGAAITDMIVRGGRRQSLYRAYVHPVSDRPNLTIVTGAHVRCILFDRRRATGVEIEKDGRIFSIGARSEVILSTGAINTPKLLMLSGIGDRAELDRHSIPVVQHLPGVGRNMQDHVSFGCMWELSGPMAPRNSGSEATLYWKSRADLDAPDLLFCQVEFPVPSERTAALGVPEHGWTMFAGLAQPKSRGRLLLRDADPAKPLAINTNMLSDPIDLEAARECVKLCRELGNGEAFKPFVKTEVMPRDRDVAGLDAFIRDSAVTYWHQCGTAKMGQDDMSVVDASLTVYGIEGLRIADGSIMPRVTTGNTQAPCAVIGEQAATRLRAAHGL; encoded by the coding sequence ATGATCACCGAGGCTTCCCCCGGCCAGGACTCCGATTTTGCCCGACGCGCCCGCGAGAACCAGACGAGGCTCAATGCAGACATCAAGCACAGCTATGACTTCATTGTCTGCGGTGCAGGCTCATCGGGTTCCGTCGTAGCCCGTCGCCTTGCCGAGAACGGCAGCGCTGAGGTTCTGTTGATCGAGGCGGGCGGCGGCGACGAAGCAGACTCGGTCATCGTCCCCGCGCTCTGGCCGACGAACCTTGGGAGCGAACGCGACTGGGGCTTTCAGGCCGAACCCAATCCGCATCTCGGCGGCCGCGAACTGTCGATGGCGATGGGCAAGGGTCTAGGCGGAGGATCCAGCATCAACGTCATGGTCTGGGCACGGGGTCACAAAAGCGATTGGGATCATTTTGCAGCCGAGGCGGGCGACGCTGCCTGGGGTTATGAATCGGTGCTCGACATCTATCGTCGCATCGAAAACTGGCAGGGCGCGCCCGATGCGCGGTTCCGTGGCACCGACGGTCCGGTCTGGGTACAGCCGGCTCACGACCCGAGTCCGCTCGCACACGCTCTGCTCGGCGCTGCGCGCGAGCAAGGCATCCCGACATTCGCGAGCCCGAACGGCGCGATGATGGAAGGGACGGGCGGCGCCGCGATCACCGACATGATCGTTCGCGGCGGCCGGCGCCAGTCGCTGTACCGCGCCTATGTGCATCCCGTTTCGGACCGACCCAATCTGACGATCGTGACCGGCGCGCACGTCCGTTGCATCCTCTTCGATCGGCGCCGCGCGACTGGCGTCGAAATCGAGAAGGACGGCCGCATCTTTTCAATCGGCGCGCGAAGCGAGGTGATCTTGTCGACCGGCGCGATTAACACCCCCAAGCTGTTGATGCTCTCGGGCATCGGCGACCGCGCCGAACTTGACCGACATTCGATCCCCGTCGTCCAGCATCTGCCCGGTGTCGGGCGCAACATGCAGGATCATGTATCGTTCGGCTGCATGTGGGAGCTTTCAGGGCCGATGGCGCCGCGAAACAGCGGAAGCGAGGCGACGCTCTATTGGAAAAGTCGTGCCGATCTCGACGCACCCGACCTGCTCTTTTGCCAAGTCGAGTTTCCCGTGCCGAGCGAGCGTACGGCGGCTCTCGGTGTTCCCGAGCATGGCTGGACGATGTTTGCGGGGCTCGCACAACCAAAGAGCCGGGGACGCCTTCTCCTGCGTGATGCCGACCCGGCGAAGCCATTGGCGATCAATACCAACATGCTTTCGGATCCGATTGACCTCGAAGCCGCGCGCGAATGCGTCAAGCTTTGTCGCGAGCTTGGCAATGGCGAGGCGTTCAAGCCTTTCGTCAAGACCGAGGTCATGCCGAGAGACCGCGACGTCGCCGGACTCGATGCGTTCATTCGCGATTCCGCGGTCACCTATTGGCACCAATGCGGTACCGCCAAGATGGGACAGGACGACATGTCGGTCGTCGATGCCTCGCTCACCGTTTACGGGATCGAAGGCCTGCGCATCGCCGATGGCTCCATCATGCCGCGGGTAACAACCGGCAATACGCAGGCTCCCTGCGCAGTCATTGGCGAACAGGCCGCGACGCGCCTACGCGCAGCGCACGGTCTCTAG
- a CDS encoding alpha/beta fold hydrolase — translation MSLFSNVRTVLAAAAVAASFPLAALAQTADHNGHIAATQPVRNVVLVHGAFADGSGWRGVYDELTGRGYRVTIVQNPLTSLADDVAATKRAIARLDGPAILVGHSWGGTVITEAGVDPKVAGLVYVSALSPDAGETTAQQYQGFVTPPEFVLDTQSDGFGFIDLEKFKAGFAADTTDSDAAFMRDSQVPINMSAFGTKLTQAAWRSKPSWAVIATDDKAFDQRMRQHMAKRIGAKVTEVPASHAVFMTQPKVVADVIDQAAQAASRSSK, via the coding sequence ATGTCCCTGTTCAGCAATGTCCGCACCGTCCTCGCCGCCGCCGCCGTTGCCGCTTCTTTCCCCCTCGCCGCGTTGGCGCAGACGGCGGATCATAACGGTCACATCGCCGCAACCCAGCCGGTGCGCAATGTCGTCCTCGTCCATGGCGCCTTCGCCGACGGGTCGGGCTGGCGCGGCGTCTATGACGAGCTGACGGGCCGTGGCTATCGCGTCACGATCGTCCAGAACCCGCTGACCTCGCTCGCCGATGACGTCGCGGCGACGAAGCGCGCGATCGCCCGGCTGGACGGCCCGGCCATCCTCGTCGGCCATAGCTGGGGCGGGACCGTCATCACCGAAGCCGGGGTCGACCCGAAGGTCGCGGGCCTCGTCTATGTGTCCGCGCTCTCCCCCGATGCCGGCGAGACGACGGCGCAGCAATATCAGGGTTTCGTCACGCCGCCCGAGTTCGTTCTCGACACCCAGAGCGACGGGTTCGGCTTCATCGATCTTGAGAAGTTCAAGGCCGGGTTCGCGGCGGATACGACCGATAGCGATGCCGCGTTCATGCGCGACTCGCAGGTCCCGATCAACATGTCGGCCTTCGGCACGAAGCTGACCCAGGCCGCATGGCGCAGCAAGCCGAGCTGGGCGGTGATCGCGACCGACGACAAGGCATTCGACCAGCGCATGCGCCAGCATATGGCGAAGCGCATCGGTGCGAAGGTCACCGAAGTGCCCGCGAGCCATGCCGTCTTCATGACTCAGCCCAAAGTCGTGGCGGACGTGATCGACCAGGCGGCGCAGGCCGCCTCGCGCAGCTCCAAATGA
- a CDS encoding MarR family winged helix-turn-helix transcriptional regulator, protein MTTDNPPVPLDDQLCYAIYSAGIAVQRAYKPLLDELGLTYSQYLVLNILWREDGQPIGRIADQLALESSTLTPLLKRLEAAGFVSRTRNPSNERQVVVALTQTGRALQARAGCLGDALLEASGQSAAALANLNKDIKALRDAVYANVGGWNLTDKPGA, encoded by the coding sequence ATGACCACCGACAATCCGCCTGTGCCGCTCGACGATCAGCTCTGCTACGCCATCTACTCCGCCGGCATTGCCGTTCAGCGTGCCTACAAACCTCTGCTCGACGAACTTGGGCTGACCTATTCTCAATATCTGGTGCTCAACATATTGTGGCGCGAAGACGGGCAGCCGATCGGACGCATCGCCGACCAACTCGCCCTCGAATCGAGCACGCTGACGCCCTTACTCAAGCGGCTCGAAGCGGCGGGCTTCGTGAGCCGAACCCGCAATCCGTCGAACGAACGCCAGGTCGTTGTTGCACTCACGCAAACCGGGCGAGCGCTTCAGGCGAGGGCAGGCTGTCTCGGTGATGCCCTGCTGGAGGCGTCCGGCCAGTCGGCTGCGGCCCTTGCAAATCTCAACAAGGACATCAAGGCCTTGCGCGATGCCGTCTATGCCAATGTCGGCGGCTGGAACCTGACGGACAAGCCTGGCGCCTGA
- a CDS encoding TetR/AcrR family transcriptional regulator: protein MNSKWCKGFLVRDKKLGRGGRPRSFDIDAALGVGQQLFHERGYDGVSLSDLTRALGIAAPSFYAAFGSKAAFFQQILNRHANAALPIDEFLVEGRPLAAAIEQFLVARAVTYSESAEAKGCLVLDATRNCSDACASAAAEQIAEDGRLRMRERIAESRPDLAEPISDLVASIMHGLSALARQGWSTNRLVAAARNAALSVRSMVDDPKRLGWVAGATI, encoded by the coding sequence TTGAATTCGAAATGGTGCAAGGGTTTTTTAGTGCGCGATAAAAAACTAGGAAGAGGCGGCCGGCCACGTTCGTTTGACATTGATGCTGCGCTTGGGGTGGGGCAGCAGCTCTTTCATGAGCGCGGTTATGACGGGGTATCGCTGTCAGATCTGACACGCGCACTGGGCATCGCTGCACCCAGTTTCTACGCCGCGTTTGGCAGCAAGGCGGCCTTCTTCCAACAGATCCTAAACCGTCATGCGAACGCCGCACTGCCGATCGATGAATTCCTGGTCGAGGGGCGCCCGCTGGCGGCAGCCATCGAGCAGTTTCTGGTCGCTCGCGCTGTCACTTACAGTGAGAGTGCCGAGGCGAAAGGCTGCCTCGTTCTGGACGCTACGCGCAACTGCAGCGATGCATGTGCATCAGCCGCCGCCGAGCAGATCGCCGAGGACGGGCGTTTGCGCATGCGCGAACGTATAGCCGAGTCGCGACCGGATCTGGCGGAACCTATCAGCGACTTGGTAGCGTCGATAATGCATGGGCTCTCCGCACTCGCCCGTCAGGGCTGGTCAACCAATCGTCTCGTCGCCGCCGCGAGGAATGCGGCGCTCTCGGTTCGATCGATGGTGGATGACCCGAAACGCCTTGGGTGGGTCGCAGGTGCGACTATCTGA
- a CDS encoding MFS transporter — MTNKSSEWRSIAVLVAVCLASASMPLAFTGPTVALPSIGAALGGSPVSISWATNAYLLTFGSLLLAAGTLADRYGRKRVFAIGTGGFGILSLVLAVVPDMMSFNMIRAAEGVTAAAVMSAGMAVLAQEFDGPGRLRAFSFVGTSFGIGLAVAPIASAYLFELFGWRSIFALVVAFDVAAFVIGMIAMTETRDPDATQVDWPGCVSFTLALAALTWAILDGPGRGWSNPVVLTLFGLALALFIAFAVIETRVARPMLDLGLFRYRQFVGVQLLATAPAYGFVVLVILLPIRLVGIDGMSASEAGQTMLAMSAPLLVLPLLAGSLTRWLSPAILSGFGLLITSVGLFWLGQIPIGAGIAAIAPALIVIGVGMSLPWGLMDGLAVSVVPTERAGMAAGIFGTVRVAGEGIALALVTALLTSLAQSQVSELVPQSTSSSAIAQRLAAGDLRGAFALAPQVSPPTLLAGYSDAFGTLTLCLAIVTLATAVVVFLSLRTPAARPDQVTRLEGALGAE, encoded by the coding sequence ATGACAAACAAATCTTCAGAATGGCGTTCGATAGCCGTGCTTGTGGCGGTGTGCCTGGCATCCGCGTCGATGCCGCTGGCCTTTACCGGCCCGACCGTAGCCTTGCCGAGCATAGGCGCGGCGCTCGGTGGATCGCCTGTGTCCATCAGCTGGGCAACAAACGCCTACCTGCTAACCTTCGGGAGCCTGCTTCTCGCCGCTGGCACGCTAGCCGACCGATACGGTCGAAAGCGGGTTTTCGCTATCGGAACAGGCGGGTTCGGCATACTTTCTTTGGTGCTCGCAGTCGTGCCCGACATGATGAGCTTCAACATGATCCGCGCGGCGGAGGGTGTCACGGCTGCTGCCGTTATGTCGGCCGGAATGGCGGTTTTGGCACAAGAGTTCGACGGTCCTGGCCGGCTACGGGCCTTTAGTTTTGTGGGAACGAGCTTCGGGATCGGCCTCGCGGTTGCGCCGATCGCGTCTGCTTACCTGTTCGAGCTATTTGGTTGGCGAAGCATCTTCGCTCTGGTCGTCGCGTTCGATGTTGCCGCTTTCGTCATCGGCATGATCGCCATGACAGAGACACGTGATCCGGATGCAACCCAAGTCGATTGGCCCGGCTGCGTCAGCTTCACACTGGCGCTTGCGGCCTTAACTTGGGCAATCCTCGACGGTCCTGGCCGCGGCTGGTCAAATCCGGTGGTGCTCACCTTGTTCGGGTTGGCTCTTGCGCTATTTATCGCCTTCGCTGTGATTGAAACCCGTGTCGCCAGGCCGATGCTAGACCTCGGCCTGTTTCGCTATCGGCAATTTGTTGGTGTCCAACTCCTCGCCACAGCTCCCGCTTACGGCTTCGTAGTGCTTGTGATCCTGCTCCCGATCCGCCTCGTCGGAATTGATGGAATGTCCGCCTCGGAAGCAGGCCAGACCATGCTCGCCATGTCGGCGCCGCTGCTCGTCCTGCCTCTCCTCGCGGGATCGCTGACCCGATGGCTGTCACCTGCGATACTCAGCGGCTTCGGCCTCTTGATCACTAGTGTGGGCCTCTTTTGGCTTGGTCAAATTCCGATCGGTGCCGGGATCGCCGCAATCGCACCGGCCCTCATTGTTATCGGCGTTGGCATGAGCCTCCCGTGGGGACTGATGGACGGGCTCGCGGTCAGCGTAGTGCCAACGGAACGAGCTGGTATGGCTGCAGGCATCTTCGGGACCGTTCGCGTCGCCGGCGAGGGCATTGCGCTGGCGCTGGTCACGGCTCTCCTCACCTCCCTAGCGCAATCGCAGGTCTCCGAGCTCGTACCGCAGAGCACGAGTTCTTCTGCCATTGCACAGCGGCTTGCGGCGGGCGATCTGAGGGGCGCCTTCGCGCTCGCTCCTCAGGTCTCGCCGCCGACATTGCTCGCAGGCTACAGCGATGCGTTCGGCACGCTCACGCTGTGCCTCGCCATTGTTACGCTAGCTACGGCGGTAGTCGTGTTCCTCTCGTTGAGGACACCGGCTGCCAGACCGGACCAAGTGACACGGCTTGAGGGGGCGCTAGGTGCTGAGTAG
- a CDS encoding IS110 family transposase: MEKIATVGLDIAKSVFQVHGVDAAGEVVVRKRLSRARVVPFFAKLPRCLVGIEACSTSHHWARELIALGHDVRLMPAQYVKPYVKRGKNDASDAEAICEAVTRPTMRFVAVKTPEQQSVMMLHRVRLMLNRQRTQLSNATRAHMSEFGIVAPVGRIGLDRLLAIVADKDDESIPPDARLCLEMLGAQLAIVKEQILENDRRIRASARDTEVGRRLMEIPGVGPLLASAFVASVADPQVFKTGRDLAAWIGLVPRQNSSGGKERLGGISRAGNQYLRQMLVVGAMAVIRHAERHGTKRVWLIELMKRRATKVAAVALANKTARMVWALMTSGEHYREPQVAHA, from the coding sequence ATGGAGAAGATTGCAACAGTCGGGTTGGATATCGCGAAGTCGGTGTTTCAGGTCCACGGCGTTGATGCTGCAGGCGAAGTCGTGGTGCGCAAGCGCCTGAGCCGGGCGCGGGTTGTTCCATTCTTTGCGAAGCTGCCGCGGTGCCTGGTCGGTATCGAGGCTTGCAGTACATCGCATCATTGGGCCCGTGAGCTGATCGCGTTGGGGCATGATGTTCGGCTGATGCCGGCGCAATATGTGAAGCCGTACGTGAAGCGCGGCAAGAATGATGCTTCCGATGCCGAGGCGATCTGCGAGGCGGTGACGCGGCCAACGATGCGGTTCGTCGCAGTAAAGACCCCGGAGCAGCAGAGCGTGATGATGCTTCACCGGGTCCGCCTGATGCTCAACCGCCAGCGCACTCAGCTGTCGAACGCGACGCGGGCGCATATGTCGGAGTTTGGGATCGTGGCGCCGGTAGGTCGCATTGGGCTCGACCGCCTGCTGGCGATAGTCGCCGACAAAGATGACGAGAGCATCCCACCCGATGCCCGGCTCTGCCTGGAGATGCTCGGGGCGCAGCTCGCCATCGTGAAGGAACAGATCCTCGAGAACGACCGGCGCATCCGGGCGAGTGCGCGCGATACGGAAGTCGGGCGGCGGCTGATGGAGATCCCAGGCGTCGGCCCGCTGCTTGCGAGCGCGTTCGTCGCCAGCGTCGCTGATCCCCAGGTATTTAAGACAGGCCGTGACCTTGCTGCATGGATCGGCCTGGTCCCCCGACAGAACTCCAGCGGCGGGAAGGAGCGGCTCGGCGGCATATCGCGTGCGGGCAACCAATATCTGCGCCAGATGCTCGTTGTTGGGGCGATGGCGGTAATCCGTCACGCAGAACGACACGGGACAAAGCGGGTCTGGCTTATCGAGCTGATGAAGAGGCGCGCCACGAAGGTCGCGGCCGTCGCGCTCGCGAACAAGACCGCGCGCATGGTCTGGGCCCTGATGACGAGCGGCGAGCACTACCGCGAACCGCAGGTCGCGCACGCATAG
- a CDS encoding carboxymuconolactone decarboxylase family protein — protein MNRLNWSEVAPAGAKALYGVHHYVTNSTALPEELVHLVFLRVSQINGCAHCIDLHTRDLLKTMPIDKIALLPVWHEVPHLFPDQYRAALAWAEEVTRVSETHASDEAYAAAAEAFEPKDLVDLTIAIAAMNAFNRLGAPFRLPVAAKP, from the coding sequence ATGAATCGGTTGAATTGGTCCGAAGTCGCTCCCGCCGGAGCGAAGGCGCTGTACGGTGTGCACCATTATGTCACCAACAGCACGGCCCTCCCTGAAGAACTGGTTCATCTCGTCTTCCTCCGGGTCTCCCAGATCAACGGATGCGCTCACTGTATCGACCTGCACACCCGGGACCTTCTCAAGACCATGCCGATCGACAAGATCGCGCTGCTTCCGGTGTGGCATGAAGTCCCGCATCTGTTCCCAGACCAATATCGCGCGGCTTTGGCTTGGGCCGAGGAGGTCACGCGCGTCAGCGAGACCCATGCTTCCGACGAGGCCTATGCAGCAGCAGCCGAGGCATTCGAGCCGAAAGACCTCGTGGATCTGACGATCGCGATTGCGGCGATGAACGCCTTCAACAGGCTGGGCGCACCATTCCGTCTTCCGGTTGCAGCCAAGCCCTGA
- a CDS encoding NADH dehydrogenase ubiquinone Fe-S protein 4, with protein sequence MRGRLDGQARDFGPGPSLPGATVQVVPAVAANDNQWPAEHRICALPPDARAIIEPLPIGTNRAGRAQASRWRLRFAPRWRPRADPLTGWAGGGDPLAQVQLRFATPGAAERYCRSEGIPFEIRDPAGKRRSDLPCLIGEAPPRLCCSPTGPHALCCGNYPIGAQGKERLNSDPPSHSAFSFAG encoded by the coding sequence ATGCGCGGGCGGCTTGACGGGCAGGCCCGGGACTTCGGTCCCGGGCCGAGCCTGCCGGGCGCCACAGTACAAGTCGTGCCGGCGGTGGCAGCCAACGATAATCAATGGCCAGCCGAACATCGCATTTGCGCGCTGCCGCCCGACGCCCGGGCGATTATCGAGCCTCTGCCCATCGGCACCAACCGTGCGGGCCGCGCGCAGGCGAGCCGGTGGCGATTGCGTTTTGCTCCGCGCTGGCGTCCCAGAGCGGATCCTCTCACCGGCTGGGCCGGGGGTGGCGATCCGCTAGCGCAAGTGCAGCTTCGGTTTGCGACCCCCGGTGCCGCCGAGCGCTATTGCCGGAGCGAAGGCATCCCGTTCGAGATCCGGGACCCCGCCGGGAAACGCAGGTCAGATTTGCCCTGCCTGATCGGCGAAGCCCCGCCCCGGCTTTGCTGCTCGCCAACCGGTCCGCACGCGCTCTGCTGCGGCAATTATCCGATCGGCGCGCAGGGTAAGGAGCGACTCAACTCGGACCCGCCGAGTCATTCTGCGTTCAGTTTCGCCGGATAG
- a CDS encoding Hsp20/alpha crystallin family protein: protein MAIRDLIPWSRQENRLPVPVSAERERGDHPLVSLHRDVNRLFDDVFRGFGMPTFGGFSREPSWPNLEFGETDTEVRVIAELPGLDEKDVEITVEEGVLTLRGEKKSEVEDKDRGYTERSYGRFERRIGLPRGVERDKASATFQNGVLTITLPKSEAVNENVRRIPVNARAA, encoded by the coding sequence ATGGCTATTCGTGATCTGATCCCCTGGAGCCGGCAGGAGAACCGGCTCCCTGTTCCGGTGAGCGCCGAACGTGAACGGGGCGATCATCCGCTTGTGTCGCTTCACCGCGACGTCAATCGCCTGTTCGACGATGTCTTCCGCGGGTTCGGTATGCCGACGTTCGGTGGCTTCAGCCGCGAGCCGTCGTGGCCGAACCTCGAGTTCGGCGAGACCGACACCGAAGTTCGGGTGATTGCCGAGCTTCCCGGTCTTGATGAGAAGGATGTCGAAATCACCGTCGAGGAAGGCGTTCTGACGCTCCGCGGCGAGAAGAAGTCCGAGGTCGAGGACAAGGACCGCGGCTACACCGAACGCAGCTACGGCCGCTTCGAACGGCGGATCGGCCTGCCGCGCGGTGTCGAACGCGACAAGGCGAGCGCGACGTTCCAGAATGGCGTGCTCACCATCACCCTGCCCAAGTCGGAGGCGGTGAACGAGAACGTCCGCCGCATTCCGGTCAATGCGCGGGCGGCTTGA
- a CDS encoding Hsp20 family protein: MRSSFDFAPYRRSTVGFDRLFDLLETDLRGDAGESYPPFDLSRQGEDSYRITLAVAGFRPGDIEVVAQQNQLIISGKRGEDNDEGQYLHRGIAARAFERRFQLADYVEVASADFDNGLLKIDLRRVVPEAMKPRKIEIGGSSPANDRLEAPKKKDLEAA; encoded by the coding sequence ATGAGAAGCAGTTTTGATTTTGCGCCCTATCGGCGCTCCACGGTTGGCTTTGATCGCTTGTTCGATCTCCTCGAGACCGATCTTCGCGGCGACGCCGGCGAAAGCTATCCGCCTTTCGATCTTTCGCGACAGGGCGAGGACAGTTACCGCATCACGCTTGCGGTGGCGGGCTTCCGTCCCGGGGATATCGAGGTGGTGGCCCAGCAGAACCAACTCATCATCAGCGGCAAGCGCGGCGAGGATAATGACGAGGGGCAGTATCTGCACCGCGGCATTGCGGCCCGCGCCTTCGAACGGCGCTTCCAGCTTGCCGACTATGTCGAAGTCGCCTCCGCCGACTTCGATAATGGTTTGCTGAAAATCGATCTGCGGCGCGTCGTCCCCGAGGCAATGAAGCCGCGCAAGATCGAGATCGGCGGCAGTTCCCCTGCCAATGATCGCCTGGAAGCGCCGAAGAAGAAAGACCTCGAAGCGGCCTGA
- a CDS encoding LysR family transcriptional regulator, giving the protein MMKLSGIAAFLATAEAGSISAASKRLGLATSVVSERLADLEKTLGAKLIQRTTRKLSLTESGRSFLPRAQRILREADEAEAELAAQSGTLAGPLRISAPVSFGILHLGSALCRFLVEHPEIDVSLDLDDRFVDIAADGYDAVLRHGPVGDTRLIAKRLAVSRRLLVASPAYLKRFGQPTSLAELADHPGILYSNRESDWRFRTPGGWSVVRPKPALRVNNGMIMKDAALTGIGIALLPTFFVHDSIASGMLVPLDVTVEAEGAELYLAYARDHGAAARIQALVDSLRRSFGDPPHWESR; this is encoded by the coding sequence ATGATGAAGCTCTCCGGAATAGCAGCCTTTCTTGCGACAGCCGAAGCGGGCTCGATCAGCGCCGCCTCCAAACGCCTCGGATTGGCGACGTCGGTCGTCAGTGAACGTCTCGCCGATCTCGAAAAAACGCTCGGCGCGAAATTGATCCAGCGCACGACGCGCAAATTGTCGCTCACCGAGAGCGGGCGAAGCTTTCTCCCTCGCGCGCAGCGCATACTGCGGGAGGCCGACGAAGCCGAGGCCGAGCTTGCTGCGCAAAGCGGGACGCTCGCGGGTCCGCTCCGGATATCGGCGCCGGTGAGCTTTGGAATATTGCACCTTGGCTCCGCGCTTTGCAGGTTTTTGGTCGAGCATCCTGAAATCGACGTCTCGCTGGACCTCGACGACAGGTTCGTCGACATAGCGGCCGATGGATATGATGCGGTCCTGCGCCACGGGCCCGTGGGGGACACACGGCTCATCGCAAAGCGCTTGGCCGTCAGCCGACGCCTGCTCGTTGCGTCGCCTGCGTATCTGAAAAGGTTCGGTCAGCCGACCTCACTGGCCGAACTGGCCGACCATCCCGGTATCCTTTATTCGAACCGGGAAAGCGACTGGCGTTTCAGAACGCCCGGCGGATGGTCGGTCGTGAGGCCGAAACCTGCGCTTCGCGTGAATAACGGCATGATCATGAAAGATGCGGCGCTGACAGGGATCGGAATTGCCCTCCTCCCGACATTCTTCGTCCACGACAGCATTGCCAGCGGGATGCTCGTGCCGCTCGACGTTACCGTAGAGGCCGAGGGCGCTGAATTGTACCTCGCATATGCAAGAGATCATGGCGCAGCGGCGAGAATACAGGCGCTCGTAGACAGCTTGCGACGGAGCTTCGGCGATCCTCCGCATTGGGAAAGCCGCTGA
- a CDS encoding alpha/beta fold hydrolase, translated as MTLISPAVAQVEPFPSSFQTAKIPAGDATIHVRVGGKGPAVVLLHGYGETGDMWAPMAADLARDHLVIVPDLRGLGLSSKPASGYDKKTQASDLSAVLAHYKVKQVDLVTHDIGNMVGFAFAAQNRNLVRRFVLIDAPVPGVGPWEEVLKNPLLWHFRFGGPDMERLVAGRERIYLDRFWNEFSATPARFTEASREHYARLYALPGAMHSGFAQFAAFDQDAADNQAFLAEGGKLKMPVYAVGGGKSFGPMMATVMRAAAENVEEGIVPDSGHWIMEENPAATIKLVRAFLDKGK; from the coding sequence TTGACCCTGATCTCGCCCGCGGTGGCACAGGTCGAGCCCTTCCCGAGCAGCTTCCAGACTGCCAAGATTCCGGCGGGCGATGCCACGATCCATGTCCGCGTCGGTGGCAAAGGCCCCGCCGTCGTCCTGCTCCACGGCTACGGGGAGACTGGAGATATGTGGGCGCCGATGGCTGCCGATCTCGCGCGCGATCATCTCGTGATCGTTCCCGATCTTCGCGGCCTTGGCCTTTCCTCAAAACCCGCGAGCGGTTACGACAAGAAGACGCAGGCAAGCGATCTGTCCGCCGTCCTTGCCCATTATAAGGTAAAACAGGTCGATCTCGTCACGCACGACATCGGCAACATGGTCGGCTTCGCCTTTGCTGCCCAGAACCGCAATCTTGTTCGGCGCTTCGTTCTGATCGATGCGCCGGTTCCCGGCGTGGGGCCTTGGGAAGAGGTCCTCAAGAACCCGCTATTGTGGCACTTCCGCTTCGGCGGACCCGATATGGAGCGTCTCGTTGCCGGCCGCGAGCGTATTTACCTCGATCGCTTCTGGAACGAGTTCTCCGCAACCCCCGCAAGGTTCACCGAGGCATCGCGCGAACATTATGCTCGCCTTTACGCACTTCCGGGCGCGATGCATTCAGGGTTTGCCCAATTCGCCGCGTTCGATCAGGATGCTGCCGATAATCAAGCTTTCCTGGCTGAGGGCGGCAAGCTCAAGATGCCGGTCTATGCGGTCGGCGGTGGAAAATCCTTTGGTCCGATGATGGCAACCGTCATGCGCGCTGCCGCCGAGAATGTCGAAGAGGGCATCGTCCCCGATTCCGGGCACTGGATCATGGAGGAAAATCCCGCGGCGACGATCAAGCTCGTGCGCGCCTTCCTGGACAAGGGCAAATGA
- a CDS encoding cupin domain-containing protein, translating to MTGRSAALLLLGAAPAAMASAALQPERLTQAEIAQLPSTGAGSGTSGVEGIRTHILSGDPSESGPYTIMLNVPANTWIAAHTHKDDRVATIVSGIWNFGYGPVAGGDTKALGPGSFYTEPAGVSHFARTGADPVVLFIHGNGPTDTLYVAASESPHSR from the coding sequence ATGACCGGCAGAAGTGCGGCCCTGCTCCTGCTTGGAGCGGCACCAGCCGCGATGGCATCAGCTGCCTTGCAACCGGAGCGACTCACGCAAGCAGAGATTGCTCAGCTTCCTTCGACGGGCGCCGGTAGCGGAACGTCGGGCGTCGAAGGCATACGCACCCACATATTGTCCGGCGATCCTTCTGAGAGCGGACCCTACACCATCATGCTCAACGTTCCCGCCAATACGTGGATCGCGGCGCACACGCACAAGGACGACCGCGTGGCGACGATCGTCTCAGGTATCTGGAATTTTGGCTATGGTCCTGTCGCCGGCGGCGACACCAAGGCGTTAGGTCCCGGCAGCTTCTATACCGAGCCTGCCGGCGTCAGCCATTTTGCGCGGACGGGGGCTGATCCGGTCGTTCTTTTCATCCACGGTAACGGACCTACCGATACCCTCTATGTCGCAGCGTCGGAATCTCCGCACTCCCGATGA